One genomic region from Bacillus rossius redtenbacheri isolate Brsri chromosome 6, Brsri_v3, whole genome shotgun sequence encodes:
- the LOC134533098 gene encoding mitochondrial import inner membrane translocase subunit TIM44: MFRNKYIYKPGGIGWNLLCSLHPRCMTYLSPLRPALHVNHNWRMVRLYSKPARQPNFFTQFVENIKQEFAKNKEMKENLRKFRDEAQKLEQSDALKKARQKFETVESEASKGSEVLKEKLGSIKEKMHEALEDVSKSDIAKKAGQITEELGKSARGAAESLSEKGQQLGRSAAFQTVSQTARAVKKELGEGSMQAFVYKAPDKLRKRNETCAVADNRVIEPNQEATGVELHKDSRFYQSWQNFKDNNPYVNKVLDWKIKYDESDNPMIRASRLLTDKVSDIMGGLFQKTDLSQTLTEICKVDPSFDKVQFIKDCETDVIPNILEAMVRGDLDILRDWCHEGPFNVFSAPIRQARAAGYRFDSKVLDIDNVDLMMGKIMDQGPVLVINFTSQQIMCLRDAKGNVVEGDPEKVLRVNYVWVLCRDMTELNPRAAWKLLDLSASSTEQLV; encoded by the exons ATG TttcgaaataaatatatatacaagccAGGAGGAATAGGATGGAACCTACTGTGTTCGCTGCACCCTCGCTGCATGACATACCTGAGCCCACTCAGGCCAGCCCTGCATGTCAACCACAACTGGAGAATG GTGCGGCTGTACTCGAAGCCGGCGCGTCAGCCCAACTTCTTTACCCAGTTTGTGGAGAACATCAAGCAGGAGTTTGCAAAGAACAAAGAGATGAAAGAGAACTTGAGGAAGTTCAGGGACGAAGCCCAGAAGCTCGAGCAGTCGGACGCCTTAAAGAAAGCTAG GCAAAAGTTTGAAACTGTGGAGTCTGAAGCATCTAAAGGTTCCGAGGTGTTGAAGGAAAAACTGGGCTCCATCAAGGAAAAGATGCACGAGGCATTAGAAGATGTAAGCAAATCTGACATTGCTAAGAAAGCag GTCAGATAACGGAGGAGCTGGGGAAGTCGGCCCGGGGCGCCGCCGAGTCCCTCTCGGAGAAGGGCCAGCAGCTGGGCAGGTCAGCGGCCTTCCAGACGGTGTCGCAGACCGCGAGGGCCGTCAAGAAGGAGCTGGGTGAGGGCAGCATGCAGGCGTTTGTGTACAAGGCCCCGGACAAGCTGCGCAAGCGCAACGAGACGTGCGCAGTCGCAGACAACAGGGTGATCGAACCCAACCAGGAGGCAACCGGCGTCGAGCTGCACAAAGATTCCAG gTTTTATCAGAGCTGGCAGAACTTTAAGGACAATAACCCGTACGTGAACAAAGTGTTggactggaaaataaaatacgACGAAAGCGACAACCCGATGATCCGAGCGTCGCGCCTGCTGACGGACAAGGTGTCGGACATCATGGGCGGGCTGTTCCAGAAGACCGACCTGTCGCAGACCCTGACGGAGATCTGCAAGGTGGACCCGAGCTTCGACAAAGTACAGTTCATCAAGGATTGCGAGACGGACGTCATCCCCAACATCCTGGAGGCGATGGTGCGCGGGGACCTGGACATCCTGCGGGACTGGTGCCACGAGGGCCCGTTCAACGTCTTCTCCGCGCCCATCCGCCAGGCCCGGGCGGCCGGGTACCGCTTCGACTCCAAGGTCCTCGACATCGACAACGTCGACCTCATGATGGGCAAGATCATGGACCAGGGGCCCGTGCTGGTCATCAATTTCACGTCGCAGCAGATCATGTGCCTGAGGGACGCGAAGGGCAATGTCGTCGAGGGCGACCCGGAGAAAGTGCTGCGGGTCAACTACGTGTGGGTTCTGTGCCGGGACATGACGGAACTGAACCCGAGAGCAGCGTGGAAGCTTTTGGATCTCTCTGCTAGCAGCACCGAACAgttagtttga